In Chloroflexota bacterium, a single window of DNA contains:
- a CDS encoding bifunctional nuclease family protein — protein MVEMVIESVGRNPANPTRMVVLREKDQERYLVIVIGIAEADSIAIKLHKHSFSRPLTHDLLSSVIETLGATVVSILINDLADRTYFARIVLDHNGRHVEIDARPSDAIALAVRVDAPILVAESVLDAASFTPAKEEQGEGESVEESTPDPELEERLGLFREFINSLDVDDLEKPKKD, from the coding sequence ATGGTCGAAATGGTGATAGAAAGCGTAGGCAGAAATCCGGCTAACCCGACCCGGATGGTCGTGCTGCGCGAGAAAGACCAAGAGCGCTATCTCGTGATCGTGATTGGCATTGCCGAGGCCGATTCGATTGCCATCAAGCTGCACAAGCATTCCTTCTCGCGACCTTTGACGCACGATCTCCTCAGCAGCGTTATCGAGACACTCGGCGCTACCGTTGTGAGTATCCTCATTAACGATCTGGCAGACCGCACGTATTTCGCGCGCATCGTGCTCGACCACAACGGGCGGCACGTCGAAATCGACGCGCGGCCCAGTGACGCCATCGCCTTGGCGGTTCGCGTTGACGCGCCCATACTCGTTGCAGAGAGCGTGCTGGACGCAGCCAGCTTTACGCCAGCCAAGGAAGAACAGGGTGAAGGCGAGTCCGTTGAGGAAAGCACGCCGGATCCGGAACTTGAGGAACGGCTTGGCCTCTTCCGCGAGTTCATCAATTCTCTCGACGTAGACGACCTGGAAAAGCCAAAGAAGGATTGA
- a CDS encoding aspartate kinase, with translation MARVVQKYGGSSVESAERIKSVAARLAAARDAGNDVVVVVSAMGDTTDELIALAHQVSSSPGGRDLDLLLSTGEIVSSTLLSMCLRDVGYDAVALTGQQAGIRTDSFYSRARIVDIDPSRMEQELEAGRIVIVAGFQGVTHDLDVTTLGRGGSDTTAVAIAIAVKAAACEIYTDVDGIYTADPRVIPTARKLDRIAHEEMLELAKLGARVMHARAVELAELFDMPIVVRSSFNDNSGTVITRGEDMEKDAQRIRGIAVDTDVAKISVLGIPDRPGIAHGLFQPLADDSINIDVIVQNISHDGITDISFTVSRDDLAKTLELVEGASQTLGAADVLYFANLAKVSIVGTGIQSTPGVAARMFGALAEPSINIESITTSEIRITCLVHEDDAQRAAQALHHAFELDQPEE, from the coding sequence ATGGCGCGAGTGGTCCAAAAGTACGGCGGCAGTTCAGTAGAGAGTGCGGAGCGCATCAAGTCCGTAGCCGCGCGGCTGGCCGCCGCGCGCGATGCCGGTAACGACGTTGTTGTCGTCGTTTCCGCCATGGGCGACACGACCGATGAGCTGATTGCGCTCGCCCATCAAGTGTCCAGCTCCCCCGGCGGCCGCGATTTGGACTTGCTCCTTTCTACCGGCGAGATCGTCTCCTCCACACTGCTATCGATGTGCCTCCGCGACGTGGGCTACGATGCCGTGGCGCTCACCGGCCAGCAAGCAGGCATACGCACGGACTCCTTCTACTCCCGCGCTCGGATCGTAGACATCGATCCTTCGCGGATGGAGCAAGAACTCGAGGCCGGCCGCATCGTCATCGTTGCCGGTTTTCAGGGGGTAACGCACGACTTGGACGTGACCACGCTGGGACGCGGTGGTTCGGACACGACCGCAGTCGCCATCGCCATTGCCGTAAAGGCGGCCGCCTGCGAAATCTACACGGATGTCGACGGTATCTACACCGCCGACCCGCGCGTAATCCCGACCGCCCGCAAGCTCGACCGCATTGCCCACGAGGAGATGCTGGAGTTGGCCAAGCTCGGCGCGCGGGTAATGCACGCCAGGGCGGTTGAGCTCGCGGAGCTCTTCGACATGCCCATCGTCGTGCGCTCATCGTTCAATGACAATTCTGGTACAGTGATCACCCGAGGTGAGGATATGGAGAAAGACGCCCAACGCATTCGCGGCATTGCCGTCGATACCGATGTCGCAAAGATCTCTGTGCTTGGCATCCCTGACCGCCCCGGCATTGCCCATGGGCTCTTCCAGCCACTTGCGGATGACAGCATCAACATTGACGTGATCGTCCAAAACATCAGCCACGACGGTATTACCGACATTTCGTTCACCGTGTCACGGGACGACCTCGCCAAGACGCTTGAGCTCGTGGAAGGCGCCTCCCAAACGCTTGGCGCAGCGGACGTGCTGTACTTTGCCAACTTGGCAAAAGTCTCAATTGTCGGCACCGGCATACAGAGCACCCCCGGCGTGGCGGCCCGCATGTTCGGCGCGCTGGCGGAGCCGTCCATCAATATCGAGAGCATTACAACGAGCGAGATCAGAATCACGTGCCTGGTGCACGAAGATGACGCCCAGCGGGCGGCCCAAGCCCTGCATCACGCATTTGAGCTAGACCAGCCGGAAGAGTAG
- a CDS encoding hydroxyacid dehydrogenase, with protein MSYTIVLADPIHEQGIAILEQIATVRQASQDGGVPLADQLREVHAVVTRLTKVTPELIDAAPALRAISRHGVGVDSVDVAYATARGIPVLYTPAANAESVAEHTLGMMLAVSKMILLGDRAQRNGDFQSRTRLIGFELYGKTLGVVGAGRIGSRVARMCRAALDMHVIAYDPILSPDDARLLGVELVSDLSVLLQEADYVSLHAPLTPETHGLIGPRELNLMKPTAILVNCARGGIVDEQALATALLEGQIAGAAVDVWQQEPPPQDHPLFALENVIVSPHMAAHTEEAMIRMATTLALDITRVLQGERPHFCVNPEVFSE; from the coding sequence ATGTCGTACACAATCGTGTTGGCCGATCCCATTCACGAGCAAGGGATCGCGATCCTCGAGCAGATCGCAACGGTACGCCAAGCCAGCCAGGACGGCGGCGTGCCGCTGGCAGACCAATTGCGTGAAGTCCACGCAGTCGTGACGCGCCTTACGAAAGTAACGCCTGAACTCATCGATGCAGCCCCAGCCCTGCGGGCAATTTCCCGGCACGGCGTGGGCGTCGATAGCGTGGACGTGGCGTACGCCACGGCGCGCGGCATCCCGGTGCTCTATACTCCCGCCGCAAATGCGGAATCTGTCGCGGAACATACGCTGGGGATGATGCTGGCCGTGAGCAAGATGATTCTGCTTGGCGACCGCGCGCAGCGCAATGGCGATTTCCAGTCGCGCACGCGGCTCATTGGCTTTGAACTCTACGGTAAGACGCTAGGTGTTGTGGGCGCGGGCCGAATCGGCAGCCGGGTCGCGCGCATGTGCCGCGCTGCGCTCGACATGCACGTCATCGCCTACGATCCCATTCTTTCACCGGATGACGCCCGCCTGCTCGGGGTTGAGCTCGTTTCGGACCTTTCGGTTCTGCTGCAGGAGGCCGACTATGTCTCGCTGCACGCGCCGCTGACGCCGGAGACACACGGTCTCATCGGCCCGCGCGAGCTTAACCTGATGAAGCCGACGGCGATCCTTGTCAATTGCGCGCGCGGCGGCATCGTGGATGAGCAGGCACTGGCGACGGCGTTGCTGGAAGGCCAAATTGCCGGCGCCGCGGTGGACGTCTGGCAACAGGAACCGCCGCCGCAAGACCATCCCCTGTTTGCCTTGGAGAACGTGATCGTCAGCCCGCACATGGCCGCTCACACGGAAGAGGCGATGATTCGCATGGCGACAACGCTCGCGCTGGATATCACCCGTGTCTTGCAGGGCGAACGGCCGCACTTCTGCGTCAACCCTGAAGTGTTCTCAGAGTGA
- the argB gene encoding acetylglutamate kinase: MAEIEQFVGTLSRLRDLKGEAVVIKIGGNVLPHREAFCDDVEALWQAGLFTVVVHGGGKAVTEMEKTLGREASFVEGLRVTDADALELVQMVLAGKVNSDLVAMFQGRGIDAIGLTGADGQLLLANPRQKPAGLGYVGDVKKVNVDVFVVVAEAQMVPVIAPLGVTEEGQLLNINADTVAGDIAKALSAQHFLLLTDVPGVQDKNGDVLPSLSGARARQLIRNGTISGGMIPKVTACLDALEGVPSAHIVDGREPHAVLRQLLTDDRVGTQFHAKA; encoded by the coding sequence GTGGCAGAAATAGAACAATTCGTTGGCACACTGTCGCGACTGCGCGATCTAAAAGGCGAGGCCGTGGTGATCAAGATTGGGGGCAACGTGCTGCCCCACCGGGAGGCGTTCTGCGACGACGTCGAGGCGTTGTGGCAAGCCGGCCTGTTTACCGTTGTCGTGCACGGTGGCGGCAAAGCGGTAACCGAAATGGAAAAGACTCTCGGTCGGGAAGCGTCTTTTGTTGAAGGGTTGCGAGTTACGGATGCCGACGCCTTGGAACTGGTGCAAATGGTCCTGGCCGGTAAGGTGAATAGCGACCTGGTGGCAATGTTTCAAGGCCGCGGCATAGACGCCATCGGCCTGACCGGCGCCGACGGTCAACTGCTCTTGGCAAACCCGCGCCAGAAACCGGCAGGGCTTGGTTACGTCGGCGATGTGAAGAAGGTAAACGTGGATGTATTTGTCGTCGTGGCCGAAGCACAAATGGTGCCGGTTATCGCGCCGCTCGGCGTCACGGAGGAAGGGCAGCTTCTCAACATCAACGCCGATACCGTGGCAGGCGATATTGCCAAAGCCCTTTCAGCACAACACTTCCTCCTGCTCACCGACGTGCCCGGTGTACAGGACAAGAACGGCGACGTGCTGCCCTCTCTTTCAGGGGCAAGAGCGCGTCAACTCATCCGCAACGGCACAATCAGCGGAGGCATGATCCCCAAAGTCACCGCTTGCCTGGATGCTTTGGAAGGGGTGCCGTCCGCCCATATCGTCGACGGCCGCGAACCGCACGCCGTGCTGCGTCAACTCCTCACCGACGACCGTGTCGGCACCCAATTCCACGCCAAGGCTTGA